One Desulfobulbus oligotrophicus DNA segment encodes these proteins:
- a CDS encoding HD domain-containing protein, whose product MVNIVSNELITAVQYQFQVDWNGIHGVSHWARVYENGLHLAESTGANKQVVRLFAVFHDSRRFSEGQDLEHGPRGAQLAKLYRGKYYQLPDDEFDLLFTACSLHTQAKTHVDSTVQTCFDGDRLDLARVGKIPDPRFLCTEAARDPKTIEWAIQRSITGFVPKNILGQTALEGQTNRGNAGRLAHG is encoded by the coding sequence ATGGTCAATATTGTCTCAAACGAACTCATCACAGCGGTGCAGTATCAGTTCCAGGTGGATTGGAACGGTATCCACGGCGTCAGCCATTGGGCCAGGGTCTACGAAAATGGCCTCCATCTAGCGGAATCCACAGGTGCGAACAAACAGGTGGTACGGCTCTTTGCGGTGTTTCATGATAGCCGAAGGTTCTCCGAAGGACAGGATCTGGAACATGGTCCTCGAGGCGCGCAACTGGCCAAGTTGTACCGGGGAAAATACTACCAACTGCCGGATGACGAGTTCGACCTGCTCTTCACGGCGTGCAGCCTGCACACCCAAGCCAAAACTCACGTCGACAGCACGGTGCAAACCTGTTTTGACGGGGATCGGCTTGATCTCGCTCGCGTTGGCAAAATACCAGACCCGAGATTTCTCTGCACCGAGGCGGCGAGGGACCCGAAAACTATCGAATGGGCCATCCAGCGGAGCATCACAGGGTTTGTTCCGAAGAATATTCTCGGCCAGACTGCTCTTGAGGGCCAAACGAACCGCGGAAATGCAGGCAGGCTGGCTCATGGTTGA
- a CDS encoding metallophosphoesterase family protein yields MKFLHAADLHLDSPLRGLARYEEAPVNDLRGATRAAFNNLVELAIEEKVAFVLLAGDLYDGTWQDFSTAIFLATKLGELDRAGIRVFGVLGNHDAQSKLTKALEKPKNLTLFPANKPQTEFLDDLEVAIHGQSFSQQHVEENLAVGFPAAKPGMFNIGLLHTSLDGREGHAAYAPCKLDDLRARDYQYWALGHVHAREEVSTEPWIVFPGSLQGRHVRETGPKGCCLVSVEDGRVKSVEHRTLDVVRWANCDVDLGTVSSMQGVLDSASKALQEVLDSAEDRIVATRIRFVGSSPVHAELQGRTQWLRQKLMELFAEVHGEGLWIEKVVVATISKLDREAVLTGDGALGGLAKSIMEVKEVPSAVRGLDTVLTAFREKLPAEVFLAEDGLRIDDQEVIARLIQEAKELLLGKLLETGSES; encoded by the coding sequence ATGAAATTCCTGCACGCCGCCGACCTACACCTCGACAGTCCCTTGCGGGGGCTGGCCAGGTATGAAGAAGCACCCGTCAACGATCTCCGAGGCGCCACCCGCGCGGCCTTCAACAACTTGGTGGAACTGGCCATCGAAGAGAAAGTGGCCTTCGTGCTACTCGCAGGCGACCTTTACGACGGCACCTGGCAGGACTTCAGCACCGCGATCTTCTTGGCAACGAAGCTGGGCGAGCTGGACCGGGCAGGCATCCGGGTCTTTGGCGTCCTCGGTAATCACGACGCCCAGAGCAAGCTCACCAAAGCGTTAGAGAAACCGAAGAACCTGACCCTGTTTCCGGCGAACAAACCCCAAACAGAATTTCTTGACGACCTCGAGGTCGCCATACACGGCCAAAGTTTTAGCCAGCAGCACGTCGAAGAGAACCTTGCCGTTGGCTTCCCCGCGGCAAAGCCAGGGATGTTCAACATCGGCCTCTTGCACACGAGCCTCGATGGCCGCGAGGGCCATGCGGCCTACGCCCCGTGCAAACTCGACGATCTGCGGGCCAGGGATTACCAGTATTGGGCTCTCGGCCACGTACACGCACGCGAGGAGGTTTCGACAGAACCTTGGATTGTCTTTCCTGGTAGCCTTCAAGGGCGTCATGTTCGTGAGACCGGCCCCAAGGGTTGCTGCCTGGTTTCCGTCGAGGACGGTCGGGTCAAAAGCGTCGAGCATCGGACGCTGGACGTGGTTCGCTGGGCAAACTGTGATGTGGACCTTGGCACAGTGAGCAGCATGCAGGGCGTGCTGGATAGCGCCAGCAAGGCCCTGCAGGAGGTTCTTGATAGTGCCGAAGATCGTATTGTTGCCACCCGGATACGCTTCGTGGGATCAAGTCCGGTTCACGCAGAACTCCAAGGTAGGACCCAATGGTTGCGGCAGAAGCTCATGGAGCTTTTCGCCGAAGTGCATGGAGAGGGTCTGTGGATCGAAAAAGTGGTGGTGGCCACCATCAGTAAGCTGGACCGGGAGGCAGTGCTCACGGGAGACGGAGCCCTGGGAGGGCTGGCGAAGAGCATTATGGAGGTCAAGGAGGTGCCAAGCGCAGTGCGAGGTCTCGACACAGTCCTGACCGCTTTCAGGGAAAAGCTCCCTGCAGAGGTGTTTCTCGCGGAGGACGGGCTGCGAATTGACGACCAGGAGGTCATTGCGAGGCTTATCCAAGAAGCTAAGGAGTTGCTCCTTGGCAAACTTCTGGAGACAGGGAGTGAATCATGA